CTGGTTCACTTTCACGTACAGACCGTATCGCTAAGTACAACCAATTGCTTCGTATCGAAGATCAACTTGGTGAAGTAGCTGAATACCGTGGATTGAAATCATTCTACAACTTGAAAAAATAAAATAGTTCAGTGAACTATTTTATCCCGAACCTTGAAATTCAAAAGTTCGGTCGTTGATCTAACAACGTTTTAAGCCCCTCGGATTTTATCCGAAGGGCTTTTTTTCTGTTCAGGGGGCAAAAAGGGGGCTGAGATTATGGTATAATAGACAAAAACACTTGTATTAGAAAGAAACTATGTCTAAAGAAATTGATATTGAGTATTACCATCAACTAGCCTTGCAGAAGCAGAAGGAGCATCGTAAAGTTTTAGCTAACCTAAAGAAAAAGCCACCAAAAAATCTAGACAAGATTGCCCAGCAGATTCACCAAGAAGTCTTTGCTGAGATTGATTGCACTGCCTGTGCCAACTGTTGCAAGACTTTGGGACCAGACTTTAAAGAGGCAGACATCACACGTATTGCTAAGTACTTTAAGATGAAATTACCGGCTTTTGAATCGGAATTTCTGCAGGTGGATGAAGATGGAGATAAGGTTTTCAAATCCATGCCCTGCCCCTTTCTAGGAGGAGACAATCTCTGCTCCATCTATGATGTTCGTCCCAAGGCCTGTCGTGAATTCCCCCATACAGATCGGAAAAAGATCCATCAAATTAATCATTTGACGATTAAGAATACCTTGACCTGCCCTGCAG
This genomic interval from Streptococcus oralis subsp. tigurinus contains the following:
- a CDS encoding YkgJ family cysteine cluster protein, which encodes MSKEIDIEYYHQLALQKQKEHRKVLANLKKKPPKNLDKIAQQIHQEVFAEIDCTACANCCKTLGPDFKEADITRIAKYFKMKLPAFESEFLQVDEDGDKVFKSMPCPFLGGDNLCSIYDVRPKACREFPHTDRKKIHQINHLTIKNTLTCPAAYLFVEKLKDKL